One window of the Gemmatimonadota bacterium genome contains the following:
- a CDS encoding DegT/DnrJ/EryC1/StrS family aminotransferase, with translation MRVPLLDLKAQHETIRDEVSDAVSRVVESQGFVLGPEVEGLEKEMAAFLNVPCTIGCASGTDALLLPLRAMDPRPGDEAIVPAFTFFATAGAAWNAGFRPAFCDVDAESFNVTLETVEAAWSDRTRAVVPVHLFGEMAAMAGLVQVSKTRGAFVLEDAAQAIGARRREDGPGSRDGWVMAGAAGDAGAFSFFPTKNLGGFGDGGLISTHHPELADKVAKLRVHGGRQMYHHEMVGTNSRLDALQAAVLRVKLGHLERWTEGRRRNAASYGDALADVAEVFLPKESAGTFHVYNQYTIRAERRDALRGFLQERGIGTGVYYPVPLHLQPCFAELGGRPGTFPVAERLCEEVLSLPIFPELGEDRLAQVSDAIRDFYGR, from the coding sequence ATGCGCGTTCCCCTCCTCGACCTGAAAGCCCAGCATGAGACGATCAGGGACGAGGTGTCGGATGCGGTCTCGCGTGTGGTCGAGTCCCAGGGCTTCGTCCTGGGCCCGGAAGTCGAGGGTCTGGAGAAGGAGATGGCCGCCTTCCTGAACGTCCCCTGCACGATCGGGTGCGCCTCGGGGACGGACGCACTGCTTCTCCCCCTCCGGGCCATGGACCCGAGGCCCGGCGACGAGGCGATCGTCCCGGCCTTCACCTTCTTCGCGACCGCGGGCGCGGCCTGGAACGCGGGGTTCCGGCCCGCCTTCTGCGATGTGGATGCCGAGTCCTTCAACGTGACGCTCGAGACCGTCGAGGCGGCCTGGTCCGATCGGACACGCGCCGTCGTTCCCGTGCATCTCTTTGGCGAAATGGCCGCGATGGCGGGACTCGTACAGGTCTCGAAAACTCGAGGGGCCTTCGTCCTCGAGGATGCCGCGCAGGCGATCGGGGCGCGAAGGAGGGAAGACGGCCCGGGCTCCCGGGATGGATGGGTCATGGCCGGAGCGGCCGGCGACGCCGGGGCCTTCTCCTTTTTCCCGACGAAGAACCTCGGCGGGTTCGGCGACGGCGGCCTCATCTCGACGCACCACCCGGAGCTCGCCGACAAGGTCGCGAAGCTTCGGGTCCACGGGGGACGGCAGATGTACCATCACGAAATGGTGGGGACGAACTCCAGGCTGGACGCGCTTCAGGCGGCCGTGCTTCGCGTCAAGCTGGGGCACCTCGAGCGATGGACGGAGGGCCGCAGGCGAAACGCCGCTTCGTACGGGGATGCCCTTGCCGATGTTGCGGAAGTTTTCCTCCCCAAGGAGTCCGCCGGGACATTCCACGTCTATAATCAGTATACAATTCGCGCGGAGCGCCGGGACGCCCTCCGCGGGTTTCTCCAGGAGCGTGGCATCGGAACGGGCGTGTATTATCCGGTTCCTCTGCACCTCCAACCCTGTTTCGCGGAGCTGGGCGGACGACCGGGGACTTTCCCCGTCGCCGAGCGGCTCTGCGAAGAAGTCCTGTCCCTTCCGATCTTTCCGGAGCTCGGAGAAGACCGCCTGGCGCAGGTTTCCGACGCGATCCGGGACTTCTACGGACGATGA
- a CDS encoding tetratricopeptide repeat protein — translation MTGLLRKLRRGARKTRVTMLLLLGAIPLVACGGSGSEEGAMRRGDQAFARGDLPEALAEYRLGLRQGDRTVELLVRAAHAYARSGRIEEARAHYAEAVALDSAVANLAASDLLRVAGEAVARDDGIAAATAYEAAMEIRPGVSLSGVALPLARHFARRGQYGQAVPFFEKAVLEAASSPDVVYEMARAHRELGDCERALIFFEQARNGLRRDLLSELDYYVGDCSTELARAAQMNGDTEEALRMYQNTISIGEPRRNVAPAWFEIAEILAARGECAAAVRAFENVIEVLRQDQATGALWDRARDRIDQIRFGRGTDGPC, via the coding sequence ATGACCGGACTCCTTCGCAAGCTCCGCCGCGGAGCCCGGAAAACTCGGGTTACCATGCTGCTCCTCCTCGGGGCGATTCCGCTCGTGGCATGCGGCGGATCAGGATCCGAGGAAGGCGCGATGCGCCGGGGCGACCAGGCGTTCGCGAGGGGCGATCTCCCGGAGGCACTCGCCGAGTACCGCCTCGGGCTGCGCCAGGGCGATCGAACCGTCGAGCTCCTGGTGCGAGCGGCGCACGCGTACGCGCGTTCCGGACGGATCGAGGAGGCGCGCGCGCATTACGCGGAGGCGGTGGCGCTCGATTCGGCCGTCGCGAACCTGGCCGCTTCGGACTTGCTCCGGGTGGCGGGGGAAGCCGTGGCACGGGACGACGGGATCGCGGCCGCGACCGCTTACGAAGCCGCGATGGAGATCCGCCCGGGGGTCAGCCTGTCGGGGGTCGCCCTCCCGCTCGCGAGACATTTCGCGCGCAGGGGCCAATACGGGCAGGCGGTCCCTTTCTTCGAGAAGGCCGTTCTCGAAGCGGCGTCGTCGCCGGACGTCGTCTACGAGATGGCACGGGCACACCGCGAGCTCGGCGATTGCGAGCGCGCTCTGATCTTCTTCGAGCAGGCTAGAAACGGACTTCGGCGTGACCTCCTTTCGGAGCTGGACTACTACGTCGGGGACTGTTCGACCGAGCTCGCCCGCGCGGCTCAGATGAATGGGGACACCGAGGAGGCGCTCCGGATGTATCAGAACACGATCTCGATCGGCGAGCCCCGAAGAAATGTGGCGCCCGCCTGGTTCGAGATCGCGGAGATTCTCGCCGCGAGGGGCGAGTGCGCGGCCGCCGTCCGGGCCTTCGAAAACGTCATCGAGGTCCTGCGCCAGGACCAGGCGACGGGAGCCCTCTGGGACCGGGCGCGCGATCGGATAGACCAGATCCGTTTTGGCCGTGGCACTGACGGGCCCTGCTGA
- a CDS encoding tetratricopeptide repeat protein: MLEDANDGWTPGPSPGRQGFAFNLKHLIARGRAAWERDDYASALADFEEILAANPDFPDVRNWAGVCRAMLGHPDRALDEFDQAIRLNPRYADAHLNRVVILSELGRSDEAGESVDRLRELDAAADDSFPAELGNRIAVDHSRLGDLYMQAGRAEDAVEEYRKALEIRPWFVDIRNRLAQGFVAMGELEDAVDELTLVLAEHPSFLDARVRLGALLLRMGRRDDAIAEWRRCLEMDPHDRRSRAYLISAGVQFDEVEVSPV; this comes from the coding sequence ATGCTCGAAGACGCGAACGATGGTTGGACCCCCGGTCCTTCTCCGGGCCGGCAGGGCTTCGCTTTCAACCTGAAACATCTGATCGCACGTGGGAGAGCGGCGTGGGAGCGGGACGATTACGCTTCTGCGCTCGCTGACTTCGAGGAGATCCTCGCCGCTAATCCCGACTTTCCCGATGTCCGGAATTGGGCGGGGGTCTGCAGGGCGATGTTGGGGCACCCGGACAGGGCGCTCGACGAGTTCGACCAGGCGATTCGGCTGAATCCACGGTATGCCGATGCCCATCTGAACCGCGTCGTGATCCTGAGCGAGCTCGGGCGCTCCGATGAGGCCGGCGAGTCGGTGGATCGGCTCCGCGAGCTCGATGCGGCGGCGGACGACTCGTTCCCGGCGGAACTCGGAAACCGGATCGCCGTGGACCACTCCCGGCTTGGAGACCTCTACATGCAGGCGGGGCGCGCCGAGGACGCGGTGGAAGAGTACCGGAAGGCGCTCGAAATCCGACCCTGGTTCGTGGACATCCGGAATCGGCTCGCCCAGGGATTCGTCGCGATGGGAGAGCTCGAAGACGCGGTGGACGAGCTGACGCTCGTGCTCGCGGAACACCCTTCCTTTCTCGACGCCCGGGTGCGGCTCGGCGCGCTTCTCCTTCGGATGGGGCGACGCGACGACGCGATCGCCGAGTGGCGGCGCTGCCTGGAGATGGACCCTCATGACCGGCGGTCGCGCGCCTACCTGATCTCGGCGGGAGTCCAGTTCGACGAGGTCGAGGTATCACCGGTATGA
- the purU gene encoding formyltetrahydrofolate deformylase yields MSAIVFLIDCPDRKGLVASTSNFFYKRGFNLLHCQQYVDPEDRHFYMRMKLSLEDLGTSRKELEEDFAAFAGELEMEWSVHYTDYVQRIAVLVTTAPHCLYDLLLRKEEGELRCEIPVIISNHATLEGVADRFRIPFHFLPVTPDSRAEQEERLQELLRRYHIDLVVLARYMQVLTANVVAPYRGRIINIHHAFLPAFQGGNPYERAYARGVKMIGATAHYVTEELDEGPIIEQGVERVTHEHTPEELRRIGRDVERIVLARAVKAHVEHQIIVSGRRTICFGGAS; encoded by the coding sequence ATGTCCGCCATCGTCTTCCTCATTGACTGCCCCGACCGGAAGGGTCTCGTGGCCTCCACGAGCAACTTCTTTTACAAGCGAGGCTTCAACCTCCTCCACTGCCAGCAATACGTGGACCCGGAGGATCGGCACTTTTACATGCGCATGAAACTCAGCCTCGAGGACCTCGGAACCTCGCGAAAGGAGCTTGAAGAAGACTTCGCCGCCTTCGCCGGGGAGCTGGAGATGGAGTGGTCCGTCCATTACACGGACTACGTCCAGCGGATCGCCGTCCTGGTGACCACCGCGCCGCACTGCCTCTACGATCTCCTCCTCCGAAAGGAGGAGGGCGAGCTCCGGTGCGAGATCCCCGTGATTATCAGCAACCACGCCACGCTCGAAGGTGTGGCGGACCGCTTTCGCATCCCCTTCCACTTTCTTCCGGTGACGCCTGATTCACGCGCGGAGCAAGAGGAGCGCCTTCAGGAGCTCCTTCGCCGGTATCACATTGACCTGGTCGTGCTCGCGAGGTACATGCAGGTCCTCACGGCGAACGTCGTGGCGCCCTATCGCGGCCGGATCATCAACATCCACCACGCCTTCCTTCCAGCCTTCCAGGGGGGAAATCCCTACGAACGCGCGTATGCCCGCGGCGTGAAGATGATCGGGGCCACGGCGCACTACGTCACGGAAGAGCTCGACGAGGGGCCGATCATCGAGCAGGGTGTGGAGAGGGTCACGCACGAGCACACCCCCGAGGAGCTGCGCCGAATCGGACGCGATGTGGAGCGGATCGTGCTCGCGCGCGCAGTGAAGGCGCATGTGGAACACCAGATCATCGTCTCCGGCCGCCGTACGATCTGTTTCGGCGGCGCCTCCTGA
- a CDS encoding UDP-glucuronic acid decarboxylase family protein has protein sequence MRVLITGAAGFLGSHLVDRFLADGHRVVGVDNFITGHRRNLEHLADNSSFSFIEHDVSTPLHLAGELDGILHFASPASPVDYLELPIQTLKVGSLGTHNMLGMARATNARFLLASTSEVYGDPQVHPQPESYWGNVNPVGPRGVYDEAKRFAEAITMAYHRAHGIDTRIVRIFNTYGTRMRPGDGRVVSNFIVQALRGEPLSIYGSGEQTRSFCFVDDLVEGITRLFHASGSDPVNLGNPNEFTVAELARVIVEETASASEIRYYPLPVDDPKVRRPDISRARALLGWEPKVELTEGIRRTVPWFRALVETGNARARTLQ, from the coding sequence ATGAGGGTTCTCATCACCGGTGCGGCGGGTTTCCTCGGGTCTCACCTGGTGGACCGCTTCCTCGCGGACGGCCACCGGGTCGTGGGTGTGGACAACTTCATCACCGGGCACCGGAGAAACCTCGAACACCTCGCGGACAATTCAAGCTTCTCCTTTATCGAGCACGACGTCTCGACACCTCTCCACCTGGCCGGGGAGTTGGACGGGATCCTCCACTTCGCGTCACCCGCGAGCCCGGTCGATTATCTCGAGCTTCCAATCCAGACCCTCAAGGTGGGAAGCCTAGGCACGCACAACATGCTCGGAATGGCGAGGGCGACAAACGCGCGCTTCCTCCTGGCCTCGACCTCGGAGGTTTATGGAGATCCTCAGGTCCATCCGCAACCGGAGAGTTATTGGGGAAACGTGAACCCGGTCGGGCCGCGCGGAGTGTATGACGAGGCGAAACGATTCGCGGAGGCGATCACGATGGCGTATCACCGCGCCCACGGGATCGATACGCGGATCGTGCGGATCTTCAACACCTATGGGACCCGGATGCGGCCGGGCGACGGGCGGGTCGTCTCGAACTTCATCGTACAGGCGCTCCGGGGGGAGCCGCTGTCCATCTATGGATCCGGCGAGCAGACGCGGTCCTTTTGTTTCGTGGACGACCTCGTGGAGGGGATCACGCGACTCTTCCACGCCTCGGGTTCGGACCCCGTGAACCTGGGGAACCCCAACGAGTTTACGGTGGCGGAGCTTGCGAGGGTGATCGTCGAGGAAACGGCCAGCGCCTCGGAGATCCGATATTACCCGCTTCCGGTGGACGATCCCAAGGTGCGGCGCCCCGACATCTCACGGGCCCGCGCCCTCCTGGGGTGGGAGCCCAAAGTGGAGCTCACCGAAGGAATTCGCCGAACCGTACCCTGGTTTCGCGCTCTCGTCGAGACTGGAAACGCGCGCGCCCGGACTCTTCAGTAA
- a CDS encoding UDP-glucose/GDP-mannose dehydrogenase family protein — protein sequence MKVTIVGTGYVGLVAGACLAETGNDVTCVDSVAEKVKALSEGKVPIHEPGLDPLVEQNLQEGRLRFTTEIGDAVRAAEVIFIAVGTPEREDGSADLQHVLAVARSIGDHMNGEKVVVTKSTVPVGTARLVRREIEARTSHPVHVCSNPEFLKEGAAVEDFMKPDRVVLGVESERARATLEELYAPFVRTGNPILFMDVASAEITKYAANAMLATRISFMNLMARLCEVTGADVDRVRHGVGSDSRIGQAFLFPGIGYGGSCFPKDVKALLKTLSEMEQEGGLLDAVERVNHDQKRLLVDRAVQRFGEDLSGRTFAVWGLAFKPGTDDMREAPSLVVIEGLLARGARVRAHDPVAMDRARSILGERIEFKEHNYDCLEGADALFICTEWQPYRRPDFDRMRGRLRHCIIFDGRNLYEPARMRELGFEYHSIGRPAVLPEAPKGPPA from the coding sequence ATGAAAGTCACCATCGTCGGAACCGGATACGTTGGACTTGTCGCGGGTGCGTGCCTCGCGGAGACGGGGAATGACGTCACCTGCGTGGATTCGGTCGCGGAAAAAGTGAAGGCCCTCTCGGAGGGCAAGGTCCCCATCCACGAGCCGGGTCTCGACCCGCTCGTCGAGCAGAACCTTCAGGAGGGACGCCTTCGCTTCACAACCGAGATCGGGGACGCCGTCCGCGCGGCGGAGGTGATCTTCATCGCCGTGGGGACGCCCGAACGTGAAGATGGGTCCGCCGATCTCCAGCACGTGCTCGCCGTCGCACGGTCCATCGGCGACCACATGAATGGCGAAAAGGTCGTCGTGACGAAAAGCACGGTCCCGGTCGGGACGGCGCGCCTCGTCCGCCGGGAGATCGAGGCCCGCACCTCCCATCCCGTCCACGTCTGCTCGAATCCGGAGTTCCTCAAGGAGGGAGCCGCGGTCGAGGACTTCATGAAACCCGACCGCGTGGTTCTCGGGGTGGAGAGCGAGCGGGCTCGCGCGACGCTGGAGGAGCTTTACGCCCCCTTCGTCCGGACGGGGAATCCGATCCTGTTCATGGACGTGGCTTCCGCCGAGATCACCAAGTACGCCGCCAACGCGATGCTCGCGACCCGGATCAGCTTCATGAACCTCATGGCGCGCCTCTGCGAGGTCACGGGCGCCGACGTGGATCGAGTGCGCCATGGCGTAGGGAGCGACTCGCGGATCGGACAGGCCTTTCTCTTCCCCGGGATAGGGTACGGCGGGTCTTGTTTTCCGAAGGACGTGAAGGCCCTGCTCAAGACGCTCAGCGAAATGGAGCAGGAAGGGGGCCTCCTCGACGCGGTGGAGCGGGTGAACCACGACCAGAAGCGGCTCCTCGTGGACCGAGCCGTGCAACGATTCGGCGAGGACCTTTCGGGGCGTACCTTCGCGGTATGGGGGCTGGCCTTCAAGCCGGGAACCGACGACATGCGCGAGGCGCCGAGCCTTGTCGTCATCGAGGGACTGCTCGCCCGGGGCGCGCGCGTTCGGGCCCACGATCCGGTGGCGATGGATCGCGCCCGCTCGATCCTGGGGGAGCGAATCGAGTTCAAGGAGCACAACTACGATTGCCTCGAAGGAGCCGACGCGCTTTTCATCTGCACCGAGTGGCAACCGTACCGGCGGCCGGACTTCGATCGGATGCGGGGGCGCTTGCGGCATTGCATCATCTTCGACGGGCGAAACCTTTACGAGCCCGCCCGCATGCGTGAGCTCGGCTTCGAATATCACTCGATCGGGAGGCCGGCCGTGCTCCCAGAAGCGCCGAAGGGGCCGCCGGCATGA
- the cysN gene encoding sulfate adenylyltransferase subunit CysN, with product MSSPRVYAETELLRFTTAGSVDDGKSTLIGRLLHDTKSIFEDQMEQIEGASRRLGEERVNLALLTDGLRAEREQKITIDVAYRYFATPKRKFIIADTPGHVQYTRNMVTGASTAELAVILVDARKGVLTQSRRHAFITSLLGIPHVIVAVNKMDLVGYSEEVYDQIRAEFREFATKLTVKDISYVPISALEGDNVVDWSNRMPWYKGGSLLHKLENVSVGARRNQIDFRFPVQYVLRPHQNFRGYAGTVASGSIGPGEEVLVLPSGMRTRVRTVETYEGVTQEARAGEAVVLTMEDEVDISRGDMVVRKKNLPELGNRFEAYLCWMNEEEMEPARPYLLLHTTRQVQAFVDKVEYRVDVDTLHREKTRTLGLNEIGRVEISTSKPLFFDSYQINIQTGSFVLVDPHTNVTVAAGMIRGMVRRLDLEGEDSPKSGRPVSPNVVWQAWNIPREERELRNVNRAAVLWLTGLSGAGKTTIARELERRLFERGVRTMLLDGDQIRHGLCGDLAFSPRDRVENIRRAGEVAKLFFEHGNLVLCTFVSPYREGRDNLRKLFPEGRFLEIWVHAPLEELRKRDPKGLYRLEAEGRLGNLSGSRGPYEPPEKPEMELDTSSIQVEEAVDRIVDRLVQDGLVPPG from the coding sequence ATGTCCTCCCCCAGAGTTTACGCCGAGACGGAACTCCTCCGGTTCACGACGGCCGGGAGCGTGGACGATGGGAAAAGCACCCTCATCGGCCGCCTCCTCCACGACACCAAATCCATCTTCGAAGATCAGATGGAGCAGATCGAGGGGGCGAGCCGGCGCCTTGGGGAAGAAAGGGTGAACCTCGCTCTCCTCACCGACGGGCTCCGGGCCGAGCGGGAGCAGAAAATCACGATCGACGTCGCGTACCGCTATTTCGCGACGCCGAAGCGGAAGTTCATCATCGCGGATACGCCGGGGCACGTGCAGTACACGAGAAACATGGTCACCGGCGCCTCGACCGCCGAGCTGGCGGTCATCCTCGTGGACGCACGAAAGGGAGTGCTGACGCAGTCGCGGCGGCACGCCTTCATCACCTCCCTCCTGGGGATCCCGCACGTCATCGTCGCGGTGAACAAGATGGACCTCGTGGGCTACTCCGAGGAGGTCTATGACCAGATCCGCGCCGAATTCCGCGAGTTCGCGACCAAACTCACGGTCAAGGATATCTCCTACGTCCCGATCAGCGCGCTCGAGGGCGACAACGTCGTGGACTGGTCCAACCGGATGCCCTGGTACAAGGGGGGCTCGCTCCTCCACAAGCTGGAAAACGTCAGCGTCGGGGCGCGCCGGAACCAGATCGACTTCCGCTTTCCGGTGCAGTACGTCCTGCGCCCGCATCAAAACTTCCGAGGATACGCCGGAACCGTGGCGTCGGGCTCCATCGGCCCGGGTGAAGAGGTTCTCGTTCTCCCCTCCGGGATGCGAACCCGCGTGCGCACCGTGGAGACCTATGAGGGCGTGACGCAGGAGGCGCGAGCCGGGGAAGCCGTCGTCCTCACCATGGAGGACGAGGTGGATATCTCCCGGGGCGACATGGTCGTCCGGAAGAAAAATCTCCCCGAGCTCGGCAATCGTTTCGAGGCTTACCTCTGCTGGATGAATGAAGAGGAGATGGAGCCGGCCCGTCCGTATCTCCTCCTTCACACGACCCGGCAGGTGCAAGCCTTCGTGGACAAGGTCGAGTACCGGGTGGACGTGGACACGCTTCACCGCGAGAAGACCCGGACACTCGGCCTGAACGAGATCGGGCGGGTGGAAATCTCGACGTCGAAGCCCCTCTTTTTCGACTCCTACCAGATCAACATCCAGACGGGGAGCTTCGTCCTCGTGGATCCGCACACCAATGTCACGGTTGCGGCCGGGATGATCCGAGGCATGGTGCGACGGTTGGATCTCGAAGGGGAAGATTCTCCAAAATCCGGCCGACCGGTCTCGCCGAACGTCGTCTGGCAGGCCTGGAACATCCCGCGGGAGGAGCGGGAGCTCCGAAACGTGAACCGGGCGGCAGTTCTCTGGCTGACAGGTCTTTCCGGTGCCGGAAAGACCACGATCGCGCGCGAATTGGAACGCCGCCTCTTCGAGCGGGGCGTGCGGACCATGCTCCTCGATGGGGACCAGATCCGGCACGGGCTTTGCGGAGACCTGGCCTTCAGTCCTCGCGACCGGGTGGAGAACATCCGACGGGCCGGTGAGGTCGCGAAGCTCTTCTTCGAACATGGGAATCTCGTACTTTGCACGTTCGTATCGCCGTACCGGGAAGGGCGCGACAACCTCCGGAAGCTCTTCCCGGAGGGACGGTTCCTGGAGATCTGGGTGCATGCGCCGCTCGAAGAGCTTCGAAAGCGAGATCCCAAGGGGCTCTACCGGCTGGAGGCGGAGGGGCGGCTCGGAAACCTCTCCGGGAGCCGCGGACCGTACGAACCGCCCGAAAAGCCCGAGATGGAGCTCGACACCTCATCGATCCAGGTCGAAGAGGCCGTGGATCGCATCGTGGACCGACTCGTCCAAGACGGACTAGTACCCCCGGGATGA
- the cysD gene encoding sulfate adenylyltransferase subunit CysD yields the protein MKQRVQGHLRALENEAVHVFREVAAQFDRPILLFSGGKDSIVMAWLARKAFHPAPIPFPLLHVDTGHNFPETIEFRDRFVAEMEAELVVRYVQDSIDQGRAKEEKGPEASRNALQTVTLLDALRELQVDAALGGARRDEEKARAKERFFSHRDRFGQWDPKNQRPELWSLYNGKKNPGEHFRVFPLSNWTELDIWQYIRHEDLPIPSLYFAHERALVRRNGMLLARTEFIRVLTTDEEVRTRVRFRTIGDATCTGAVESAAGTVDEIIQETSVARVTERGGRSDDKRSEAAMEDRKREGYF from the coding sequence ATGAAGCAACGCGTACAGGGGCACCTGAGGGCCCTCGAAAACGAGGCGGTCCACGTCTTCCGTGAGGTCGCGGCCCAGTTCGACCGGCCGATTCTCCTCTTTTCCGGGGGAAAGGACTCGATCGTGATGGCCTGGCTCGCCCGTAAGGCCTTCCATCCGGCCCCGATACCCTTTCCCCTCCTCCATGTGGACACGGGGCACAACTTTCCCGAGACGATCGAATTCAGGGACCGCTTTGTGGCCGAGATGGAGGCCGAGCTCGTCGTCCGCTACGTGCAGGATTCCATCGACCAGGGAAGGGCGAAAGAAGAGAAGGGTCCCGAGGCGAGTCGGAACGCGCTCCAGACGGTCACCCTCCTCGACGCGCTGAGGGAGCTCCAGGTGGACGCCGCGCTCGGGGGAGCCCGTCGCGACGAGGAAAAGGCACGCGCGAAGGAGCGTTTTTTTTCCCACCGCGACCGCTTCGGCCAGTGGGACCCGAAAAACCAGCGCCCCGAGCTCTGGAGCCTCTACAATGGGAAAAAGAACCCAGGCGAGCACTTCCGTGTCTTTCCCCTGTCGAACTGGACCGAGCTCGACATTTGGCAGTACATCCGGCACGAGGACCTTCCGATTCCCTCCCTCTACTTTGCGCACGAGCGGGCCCTCGTCCGTCGAAATGGGATGCTTCTCGCACGCACCGAATTCATCCGGGTGCTCACGACCGACGAGGAGGTGCGGACGCGCGTGCGCTTTCGCACGATCGGCGATGCGACCTGCACCGGTGCCGTCGAATCCGCGGCGGGGACGGTGGACGAGATCATCCAGGAGACCTCCGTGGCCCGCGTCACCGAGCGGGGCGGGCGGAGTGACGACAAGCGTTCCGAGGCCGCGATGGAAGACCGGAAGCGGGAGGGGTACTTCTGA
- the cysQ gene encoding 3'(2'),5'-bisphosphate nucleotidase CysQ: MDCEGEGGASLRTRLPFSLDDLTAIVRRTGEEVLRHSPTLPTEEKGDGSPLTVADRAAHLTLERELGTLLPGTPCLSEESDPEAIRDRANWDRFWLVDPVDGTKEFLKGTGEFTVNVAFVEGGRPIAGIVHAPALGRTFRGAEGWGAEAAEGDDAFRAISSRRFRAGRPVLVASRDHAGPGVKALAGALGDNVEFTSMGSSLKFCLLAEGKADLYFRDRPTMEWDTGAAQSVLEAAGGRVFTLDGASSGGTLRYNKETLTNLPFLAVGDPAGPWRDLLGRAGLAPR; encoded by the coding sequence GTGGATTGTGAAGGGGAGGGAGGCGCCTCGCTAAGGACTCGGCTTCCCTTTTCGCTCGATGATCTCACGGCGATCGTGCGTCGTACCGGCGAGGAGGTCCTGCGCCACTCCCCGACCCTTCCGACGGAAGAGAAGGGGGACGGGTCTCCCCTGACCGTCGCCGACCGGGCCGCACACCTCACCCTCGAGCGTGAATTGGGCACGCTCCTTCCGGGGACCCCATGCCTCTCCGAAGAGTCGGACCCGGAAGCGATCCGGGACCGGGCGAACTGGGATCGTTTCTGGCTCGTGGATCCCGTGGACGGCACCAAGGAGTTCCTGAAGGGAACGGGGGAATTCACGGTGAACGTCGCTTTCGTGGAGGGGGGACGGCCGATCGCCGGGATCGTTCACGCCCCTGCCCTGGGCCGGACCTTCAGGGGCGCGGAGGGGTGGGGCGCGGAGGCCGCGGAAGGCGACGACGCGTTTCGCGCGATCAGCTCCCGGCGCTTCCGGGCCGGGCGCCCCGTGTTGGTCGCGAGCCGCGACCACGCCGGGCCCGGGGTGAAGGCGCTCGCAGGGGCGCTCGGGGACAACGTGGAATTCACCAGCATGGGGAGCTCCCTAAAGTTCTGTCTCCTCGCCGAGGGGAAGGCGGACCTCTACTTCCGGGACCGTCCCACCATGGAGTGGGATACGGGAGCCGCCCAGAGTGTGCTCGAGGCGGCGGGCGGACGGGTGTTCACCTTGGACGGCGCGAGCTCCGGGGGCACGCTGCGTTACAACAAGGAGACCCTGACGAACTTGCCCTTCCTCGCCGTCGGGGACCCGGCGGGCCCGTGGCGCGACCTCCTGGGGCGCGCGGGGCTGGCACCACGATGA